One window from the genome of Tachysurus vachellii isolate PV-2020 chromosome 5, HZAU_Pvac_v1, whole genome shotgun sequence encodes:
- the cpb1 gene encoding carboxypeptidase B — MKALLLLGLVALALCEPTRYIGDKVFRLWPVSDTHVSFIKDLASNMKVDFWSPDSADLITEFTEVDVHIPASHADMFSVMLQQSGMDNQVLIEDMHTAMRQQFDNHQQTKAHNYMKYNSWTDIEAWVSSITSGNPALISRSTIGKTYEGRNMHLLKIGKNTGSTKPAIFLDCGIHAREWISPAFCQWFIQEAVTTYGTDAQMTSLLNEMDVFVLPVFNVDGYEHTWKSDRMWRKTRSRKSGSNCIGADPNRNFDAGWCTLGASNNPCSDTYCGSSVESEIEVQNVANFIRKNKSIIKAYLTIHSYSQLLLFPYSYKYDQAKDHAELMSVAVSASEALRSLYGTRYTSGPGATTIYPAAGGSDDWAYDLGVKYSFTFELRDTGRYGFLLPESQIKPTCEETMLAVKYIAAYVQKNV, encoded by the exons ATGAAGGCTCTTCTACTTTTGGGATTGGTAGCATTGGCTCTCTGTGAGCCGACCCGCTACAttgg GGATAAAGTTTTCCGTCTGTGGCCTGTGAGCGATACGCACGTATCGTTCATCAAGGACCTGGCCAGCAATATGAAG GTGGACTTTTGGAGCCCTGACAGTGCTGACCTGATCACAGAGTTCACCGAAGTCGATGTCCACATCCCTGCTTCTCACGCTGACATGTTTTCCGTCATGCTGCAACAGAGCGGCATGGACAACCA agtgcTGATTGAGGACATGCATACGGCTATGAGACAGCAGTTTGACAACCACCAGCAGACCAAAGCCCACAACTACATGAAGTACAACAGCTGGacagat ATCGAGGCCTGGGTCAGCTCCATCACCTCGGGCAACCCTGCTCTTATCAGCCGGTCGACGATTGGGAAAACGTACGAGGGCCGCAACATGCATCTGCTCAAG atTGGAAAGAACACTGGCTCCACAAAACCTGCCATCTTCCTGGATTGTGGAATCCACGCCCGCGAGTGGATCAGCCCCGCTTTCTGTCAGTGGTTCATCCAGGAG GCCGTGACCACTTACGGGACTGACGCTCAGATGACCAGCCTGCTGAATGAGATGGATGTCTTTGTGCTGCCTGTCTTTAACGTGGATGGATATGAGCACACCTGGAAGAGT GACAGGATGTGGAGGAAGACACGTTCTCGCAAGAGTGGATCCAACTGCATCGGTGCCGATCCGAACAGGAACTTTGACGCTGGCTGGTGCA ctcttggAGCCTCCAATAATCCCTGCAGTGATACTTACTGTGGATCTTCGGTTGAGTCGGAGATCGAGGTGCAGAACGTAGCAAACTTCATCCGCAAGAACAAGTCCATCATCAAGGCTTACCTCACCATCCACTCGTACTCTCAGCTCCTCCTGTTCCCCTACTCCTATAAATATGACCAGGCCAAAGACCATGCTGagctg atgAGTGTGGCAGTGTCTGCATCAGAGGCTCTGCGCAGTCTGTACGGTACTCGCTACACCAGTGGCCCTGGAGCAACCACCATct ACCCTGCTGCTGGTGGTTCTGATGATTGGGCCTATGATCTGGGTGTGAAATACTCGTTCACATTCGAGCTCCGTGACACTGGACGTTACGGCTTCCTGCTGCCTGAGTCTCAGATCAAACCCACGTGTGAGGAGACCATGCTGGCCGTCAAGTACATCGCTGCTTATGTGCAGAAAAACGTGTAA